AAGGCCCGCATAATGGCGATGTTGACTTGGATGGCTCTAGGGCTTCGGAGAACTCCCGAGAGCATGGCGATACCTTCCTGGGTGAAAGCTCTCGGCAGGTAACGTCTGCCTCCATGACCAGTACTTGAGATTCCATTTTGGAATTTCAAATCTGTCCGCTCTTCTTTGGTAAGCTGAAACATGAAGTCGTCCGGGAATCGCTGGGCATTTCTCGCGACGGCTTTGTTGAGATTCCCGGTGGTGACGCCGTAAAGTTCGGCGAGATGGCTGTCCAACATC
This region of Desulfomonile tiedjei genomic DNA includes:
- a CDS encoding ORF6N domain-containing protein; its protein translation is MAEELPSSQLIENRIFNLRGHRVMLDSHLAELYGVTTGNLNKAVARNAQRFPDDFMFQLTKEERTDLKFQNGISSTGHGGRRYLPRAFTQEGIAMLSGVLRSPRAIQVNIAIMRAFVRLREIMHLNRELASKLSELERKLGKHDEEIQIIFKVIKQLMAPPPEKPKRRIGFKP